A genomic window from Candidatus Pelagisphaera phototrophica includes:
- the mfd gene encoding transcription-repair coupling factor, giving the protein MRGPEMALLPSSAQSFERCIGTSSEALCPILEDWVQRQAAPLCVIVAKTERMAEQWASDLALFHLHARGSSATNEIHHFPEFNESSDEGSALFESGSDRIAVLNSIRKEAGEKKRIVVSTLTALSQPVPDPVAMADRQIELPEGIEYEFAKLVADLEKLDYDHEGLCEAPGQFARRGGLIDVYPVTEDKPFRIDFFGDEIESIKTLDPVTQRSGESVSSISIAASPRLELEESKAGILEYLPKAVSWGLVEPEELLENLDSNLESDGSRSEGLFWRNLQIARTSSGDHWTTFSDLDLSTEERTGTTRVYEAESLEFYRSYPDESLLADERLADEQSARLRFLEQIRDWEKKGERIIFILPNASDERRIKDISAGSELLKGLNPLFWKGDVNEGFRIHFRENLDFLSWPILKGSKGAVFVTETELFGRRRNRKVLGRNKALVAQSQVDQLLDFAELVDGEFVVHLQHGIAVYRGISKVDIGGQLREALTLEFEDEILLHVPLQQSHLVSRYVGITKTRPRLGKLGSNRWSKTREAAERATLDLAAQLLQIQAKRDLSEGMAFSPDNEWQREFERAFPFNETPDQMKAILASKEDMEKSKPMDRLVCGDVGYGKTEVAIRAAFKAVMDGKQVAILVPTTILAQQHFLNFRDRMAGYPIVVELVSRFRRPKEIKQILQATKQGSVDILIGTHRLIQKDVFFKNLGLVVVDEEQRFGVKHKERFKQWRETIDILTLSATPIPRTLYMALTGARELSVIETAPLERKPIQTIVKSYDEKLVVDVIRKEIARGGQVFYLHNRVQTIDTVTLGLQQMMPEISFGIGHGQMDEKALEKVMIDFVDQRYQVLVCTTIIESGLDIPNCNTIIIEGADRFGLGQLYQIRGRVGRFKRQAYAYLLLHKHSRIMDIARKRLKAIRQHNQLGAGFRIAMRDLELRGAGNLLGSEQSGHIVGIGFELYCQLLKQSIARLKGDETAHTIRANVKLDFIYQGEGKAESTNRYEDGYTVLKRLDLKEDECEPMQAHLPSSYLEETRLRIDQYRRLAMAETPDRIRELTEDMLDRFGPHPPEVEALLRLAEIRVLAEQKGILSVEAQGNRLKCRLNRPGSDVFIKLGSRFPRLSSKNALKRLHEIIVFLRNHRRNA; this is encoded by the coding sequence ATGAGGGGACCTGAAATGGCCTTGCTTCCCTCCTCCGCTCAGAGCTTCGAGCGTTGCATCGGCACTAGTTCGGAGGCGCTATGCCCCATTCTGGAGGACTGGGTACAGAGGCAGGCAGCGCCACTATGTGTGATCGTCGCCAAAACTGAGAGAATGGCTGAACAATGGGCATCGGACTTAGCACTGTTTCATCTCCACGCGCGGGGTTCCTCCGCAACCAATGAAATCCATCATTTCCCAGAGTTCAATGAATCTTCTGACGAGGGATCCGCCCTATTCGAATCGGGCAGCGATCGCATAGCCGTGCTAAATTCAATCCGCAAAGAGGCCGGGGAAAAGAAACGCATCGTTGTATCCACGTTAACCGCCCTCTCTCAACCCGTCCCGGATCCGGTGGCAATGGCTGACCGACAAATAGAGCTACCTGAAGGGATTGAGTATGAATTCGCGAAACTGGTCGCGGATCTGGAAAAGCTCGACTATGATCACGAAGGGCTATGCGAAGCCCCGGGGCAATTCGCGCGTCGTGGTGGGCTCATTGACGTGTATCCGGTTACTGAAGATAAGCCCTTTCGCATCGATTTTTTCGGGGACGAGATAGAGTCGATTAAAACCCTCGATCCCGTAACCCAACGATCCGGGGAATCGGTCAGCTCCATTTCTATCGCCGCCTCCCCCCGACTGGAACTAGAAGAGTCTAAAGCGGGGATTCTCGAATACTTGCCAAAGGCGGTCAGTTGGGGGTTGGTGGAACCAGAGGAACTCCTCGAAAATCTCGATTCAAACCTTGAATCGGACGGATCGAGAAGCGAGGGACTATTTTGGAGGAATCTCCAGATTGCCCGTACATCCAGCGGGGACCACTGGACGACCTTCTCAGACTTGGACTTGAGCACAGAAGAAAGGACTGGAACCACAAGAGTCTATGAGGCAGAGTCACTCGAATTCTATCGATCCTACCCAGATGAGTCATTGCTTGCCGACGAGCGTCTAGCCGACGAGCAATCCGCGCGTCTTCGCTTTCTCGAGCAAATCCGGGATTGGGAAAAGAAAGGCGAGCGGATCATCTTTATCCTTCCCAATGCGAGCGACGAGAGGCGGATCAAAGATATATCGGCCGGATCGGAGTTGCTCAAGGGACTGAATCCCCTGTTTTGGAAGGGAGATGTCAATGAGGGCTTTCGTATCCACTTCCGTGAGAATCTCGATTTTTTAAGCTGGCCGATATTGAAAGGTAGCAAAGGAGCCGTATTTGTAACGGAGACAGAGTTGTTCGGAAGACGTCGGAACCGAAAGGTATTGGGGCGAAATAAAGCCCTAGTCGCTCAGTCTCAAGTCGATCAGCTTCTCGACTTCGCTGAGCTGGTAGATGGGGAGTTCGTGGTCCACCTGCAGCACGGGATCGCCGTCTATCGCGGTATTTCGAAGGTGGATATTGGAGGACAGCTCCGGGAGGCACTGACGCTTGAATTTGAGGACGAGATTCTTCTCCACGTTCCACTGCAGCAATCACACCTGGTCAGTCGCTACGTTGGGATTACAAAAACACGCCCAAGATTAGGCAAACTGGGATCCAATCGCTGGTCGAAAACGCGTGAAGCTGCGGAACGAGCGACCTTGGACTTGGCGGCTCAACTGCTGCAAATTCAAGCCAAGCGGGACTTAAGTGAAGGAATGGCATTCTCGCCAGATAATGAGTGGCAACGGGAATTTGAGAGAGCTTTCCCCTTCAATGAAACTCCAGATCAGATGAAGGCGATTCTTGCTTCGAAAGAAGACATGGAGAAATCCAAGCCAATGGATCGTCTGGTGTGTGGAGATGTCGGATACGGTAAAACAGAAGTAGCCATAAGAGCCGCTTTCAAGGCGGTTATGGATGGAAAACAGGTGGCGATCCTTGTCCCGACCACGATCCTCGCCCAGCAGCACTTCCTGAATTTTAGAGATCGCATGGCAGGCTACCCGATTGTGGTAGAACTTGTGAGCCGGTTTCGCCGACCCAAGGAAATCAAGCAAATCCTGCAGGCGACGAAACAAGGCAGCGTAGACATTCTAATCGGTACCCACCGGCTCATTCAGAAAGACGTTTTCTTCAAAAATCTCGGACTGGTGGTGGTAGACGAGGAGCAGCGATTTGGGGTGAAGCACAAGGAGCGCTTCAAGCAATGGAGGGAAACGATCGACATTCTGACCTTGTCCGCTACCCCGATTCCGAGGACATTGTACATGGCCCTTACGGGTGCCAGGGAATTGAGCGTCATTGAGACGGCCCCTCTGGAGAGAAAACCCATCCAGACGATCGTCAAGAGCTATGACGAAAAGCTGGTGGTAGACGTCATCCGCAAAGAGATCGCCCGTGGAGGACAGGTGTTCTATCTACATAATCGGGTCCAAACTATAGATACAGTAACACTCGGGTTGCAGCAAATGATGCCAGAAATTTCGTTTGGCATCGGACATGGGCAAATGGATGAAAAGGCTCTTGAGAAAGTGATGATCGATTTTGTTGACCAGCGCTATCAAGTCCTAGTCTGCACTACCATCATCGAGTCCGGTCTCGATATTCCCAATTGCAACACCATCATCATCGAAGGTGCGGATCGATTTGGTCTCGGCCAGCTGTATCAAATCCGAGGTCGAGTTGGGCGGTTCAAGCGCCAGGCTTACGCCTACCTCCTCCTCCACAAGCATTCACGCATCATGGATATCGCCCGAAAACGGTTGAAGGCCATTCGCCAGCACAATCAGTTGGGAGCGGGCTTTAGGATCGCGATGCGGGATCTCGAGCTCCGAGGGGCAGGAAACTTGCTCGGGTCCGAACAAAGCGGCCACATCGTAGGGATCGGGTTTGAACTCTACTGCCAGCTCTTAAAACAAAGCATCGCGAGGCTAAAGGGCGATGAGACCGCCCACACGATTCGTGCGAACGTGAAGCTAGACTTCATTTACCAAGGTGAAGGAAAAGCCGAGTCCACTAACCGTTACGAAGACGGCTACACGGTCCTAAAGCGACTCGACCTAAAGGAAGACGAATGCGAGCCCATGCAAGCACACCTACCATCCAGCTATCTCGAAGAAACCAGACTACGAATCGACCAGTACCGGAGGCTTGCTATGGCGGAAACCCCCGATCGGATTCGCGAACTAACGGAAGATATGCTGGATCGGTTCGGCCCTCACCCTCCTGAAGTTGAGGCCTTGCTTCGCCTGGCGGAGATCCGGGTTCTAGCGGAACAAAAAGGCATTCTTTCAGTCGAAGCTCAGGGCAACCGGCTAAAATGCCGTCTGAACCGACCCGGTTCCGACGTATTCATCAAGCTGGGAAGCCGATTTCCGCGCCTAAGTTCAAAAAACGCACTTAAACGCTTGCATGAGATTATTGTGTTCTTGAGAAATCATCGAAGAAATGCATAG